The Microbacterium sp. LWO12-1.2 genome includes a window with the following:
- the secA gene encoding preprotein translocase subunit SecA — protein MANPLEKLLRAGEGRIIRRLNQVVKAVGALEEDISKLTDDELRNETAELRARFEKGESLDQLMPEAFAAVREAAKRTLGMRAYDVQIMGGAALHLGNIAEMKTGEGKTLVATFPAYLNAIAGQGVHIITVNDFLASYQAELMGRVFRALGMTTGIIVSGQTPAVRREQYAADITYGTNNEFGFDYLRDNMAWRKEDLVQREHYFAIVDEVDSILIDEARTPLIISGPSSGEANRWFAEFAKIARTLEVGEDYEVDEKKRTVGVLEPGIEKVEDYLGIDNLYESANTPLISFLNNSIKALALFKKDTDYVVMNDEVMIVDEHTGRILVGRRYNEGIHQAIEAKEGVPVKAENQTLATVTLQNYFRLYDKLAGMTGTAETEAAEFMSTYKLGVIPIPTNRPMIRKDQSDLVYKNETAKFAQVVEDIAERHAEGQPVLVGTVSVEKSEYLSRLLAKKGIKHEVLNAKNHAREAEIVARAGRLGAVTVATNMAGRGTDIMLGGNAEFLAVQELKAKGLDPVETPEEYEIAWDETYEVMKATVAGEAEKVIEAGGLYVLGTERHESRRIDNQLRGRSGRQGDPGESRFYLSLTDDLMRLFQSGAAEAILSRTNFPDDVPIESGLVSRAIRSAQSQVESRNAEMRKNVLKYDDVLNRQREAIYTDRRHILHGDDIADRVQHFIEDAITGVVNDHTGEGHNESWDFDALWTELKTLYPVGVTIDEVVAEAGGRKGGISADGLTRELLSDAKIAYEKREESLGDAATRELERRVVLQVLDRRWRDHLYEMDYLKDGIGLRAMAQRDPLIEYQREGYAMFQSMMGQIKEESVGYLYNLEVEVRRAGDAETTEVEAKGLSVDGGEQRLEYSAANDAGEVEVRNDRGQVQQAATDRLRQAAVARDAAEPAAEPEQGARGAFGQRTDAPAQPTAGNREQRRAQSKKKK, from the coding sequence GTCCCTCGACCAGCTGATGCCGGAGGCCTTCGCAGCGGTGCGCGAGGCGGCCAAGCGCACGCTCGGCATGCGCGCGTACGACGTGCAGATCATGGGTGGCGCCGCACTCCATCTCGGCAACATCGCCGAGATGAAGACCGGTGAGGGAAAGACGCTCGTCGCGACGTTCCCGGCCTACCTGAACGCGATCGCCGGCCAGGGCGTCCACATCATCACGGTCAACGACTTCCTCGCCAGCTACCAGGCGGAGCTCATGGGTCGAGTGTTCCGTGCGCTGGGCATGACCACGGGCATCATCGTCTCGGGTCAGACTCCGGCGGTGCGCCGCGAGCAGTACGCCGCTGACATCACCTACGGCACGAACAACGAGTTCGGCTTCGATTACCTGCGTGACAACATGGCGTGGCGCAAGGAAGATCTCGTGCAGCGTGAGCACTACTTCGCGATCGTCGATGAGGTCGACTCGATCCTCATCGACGAGGCGCGCACGCCGCTGATCATCTCCGGCCCCTCGTCGGGTGAGGCCAACCGTTGGTTCGCGGAGTTCGCGAAGATCGCCCGGACTCTCGAAGTCGGTGAGGACTACGAGGTCGACGAGAAGAAGCGCACCGTCGGCGTCCTCGAGCCCGGCATCGAGAAGGTCGAGGACTACCTCGGCATCGACAACCTGTACGAGTCTGCGAACACTCCGCTGATCTCGTTCTTGAACAACTCCATCAAGGCACTCGCCCTGTTCAAGAAGGACACCGACTACGTCGTCATGAACGACGAGGTCATGATCGTCGACGAGCACACCGGCCGCATCCTGGTCGGCCGTCGATACAACGAAGGCATCCACCAGGCCATCGAGGCCAAGGAGGGCGTGCCGGTCAAGGCGGAGAACCAGACCCTCGCGACGGTCACGCTCCAGAACTACTTCCGCCTCTACGACAAACTCGCCGGTATGACCGGTACGGCGGAGACCGAGGCCGCCGAGTTCATGTCGACTTACAAGCTCGGCGTGATCCCGATCCCGACGAACAGGCCGATGATCCGCAAGGACCAGTCGGATCTCGTGTACAAGAACGAGACGGCCAAGTTCGCCCAGGTCGTCGAGGACATCGCAGAGCGTCACGCCGAGGGCCAGCCGGTGCTGGTCGGAACGGTCAGCGTCGAGAAGAGCGAGTACCTCTCGCGCCTGCTCGCGAAGAAGGGCATCAAGCACGAGGTCCTCAACGCGAAGAACCACGCGCGCGAAGCTGAGATCGTCGCCAGGGCCGGGCGTCTCGGCGCCGTCACCGTGGCGACCAACATGGCCGGTCGCGGCACCGACATCATGCTCGGCGGAAACGCGGAGTTCCTCGCCGTGCAGGAGCTCAAGGCCAAGGGACTCGACCCTGTCGAGACGCCCGAGGAGTACGAGATCGCCTGGGACGAGACCTACGAGGTGATGAAGGCCACCGTCGCCGGTGAGGCCGAGAAGGTCATCGAGGCCGGCGGACTCTACGTCCTCGGTACCGAGCGCCACGAGTCGCGGCGCATCGACAACCAGCTGCGCGGACGTTCGGGGCGTCAGGGCGACCCGGGCGAGAGCCGCTTCTACCTGAGCCTCACCGACGACCTGATGCGGCTGTTCCAGTCCGGAGCCGCTGAGGCGATCCTGTCGCGCACCAACTTCCCCGACGATGTCCCGATCGAGTCCGGGCTCGTGTCCCGAGCCATCCGCAGCGCGCAGTCGCAGGTCGAATCGCGCAACGCTGAGATGCGAAAGAACGTGCTCAAGTACGACGACGTCCTCAACCGTCAGCGCGAGGCGATCTACACCGACCGTCGCCACATCCTGCACGGCGATGACATCGCCGACCGTGTCCAGCACTTCATCGAGGATGCGATCACGGGCGTCGTGAACGACCACACGGGCGAAGGCCACAACGAGAGCTGGGACTTCGACGCCCTGTGGACCGAGCTGAAGACGCTCTACCCGGTCGGTGTCACGATCGACGAGGTCGTCGCAGAGGCCGGCGGACGCAAGGGCGGCATCTCGGCCGACGGCCTCACGCGTGAGCTGCTCTCTGATGCGAAGATCGCCTACGAGAAGCGCGAGGAGTCGCTCGGCGACGCCGCAACGCGTGAACTCGAGCGACGCGTCGTGTTGCAGGTGCTCGATCGCCGCTGGCGCGACCACCTGTACGAGATGGACTACCTCAAGGACGGCATCGGCCTGCGCGCGATGGCACAGCGCGATCCGCTCATCGAGTACCAGCGCGAAGGCTACGCGATGTTCCAGTCGATGATGGGCCAGATCAAAGAGGAGTCGGTCGGTTACCTCTACAACCTCGAGGTCGAGGTGCGCCGCGCCGGCGATGCGGAGACGACCGAGGTCGAGGCGAAGGGGCTGTCGGTGGATGGCGGCGAACAGCGCCTCGAATACTCTGCCGCGAATGACGCGGGTGAGGTCGAGGTGCGCAACGACCGTGGCCAGGTACAGCAGGCGGCGACGGATCGCCTGCGCCAGGCCGCCGTGGCACGCGACGCCGCAGAACCGGCCGCCGAGCCTGAGCAGGGCGCGCGTGGCGCCTTCGGGCAGCGGACGGATGCGCCGGCACAGCCGACCGCCGGCAACCGCGAGCAGCGCCGCGCCCAGAGCAAGAAGAAGAAGTAG
- a CDS encoding GntR family transcriptional regulator, with product MTSADEGVLESTRVADWLRDAILDGVRSPGSRLIERDLAAEFGVSRVPVRDALKILEVEGLVTLRPRTWAIVREFTASDMTDLDEVRSVLEPLAFRRAAERHRRNGLDELRRALDEETISAAAGDPIASRRAAADFHEQVTVLTENRVLGDLMQGMRSKLRWGLSQHDDLAHVTEQHHALFQAISARDGDLAEELALAHIESSRLEREAHMRAVTVPGASPRVHEESSRRL from the coding sequence GTGACCAGCGCAGATGAGGGTGTTCTCGAATCCACCAGGGTCGCCGATTGGCTCCGTGACGCCATTCTCGACGGTGTCAGATCCCCCGGAAGCCGTCTGATCGAACGAGACCTGGCCGCCGAGTTCGGCGTCAGCAGGGTTCCCGTGCGTGACGCCCTCAAGATCCTCGAGGTGGAGGGACTGGTGACGTTGCGGCCGCGGACCTGGGCGATCGTGCGCGAGTTCACCGCGTCGGACATGACGGATCTCGATGAGGTCCGCTCGGTACTGGAACCGCTCGCTTTCCGCCGGGCGGCAGAGCGGCACCGTCGCAACGGTTTGGACGAGCTGCGGCGTGCTCTCGACGAGGAGACGATCAGCGCGGCGGCCGGCGATCCGATCGCATCACGTCGAGCAGCGGCCGACTTCCACGAGCAGGTGACCGTCCTCACGGAGAACCGGGTGCTCGGAGACCTCATGCAGGGCATGCGCAGCAAGCTGCGCTGGGGGCTCTCGCAGCACGACGATCTCGCGCACGTCACGGAGCAGCATCACGCGCTCTTCCAGGCGATCAGCGCACGTGACGGCGACCTCGCTGAGGAACTCGCGCTGGCTCACATCGAGAGCAGCCGCCTCGAGCGCGAGGCGCACATGCGTGCCGTCACGGTCCCGGGGGCGTCGCCACGGGTGCACGAGGAGTCCTCGCGACGGTTGTAG
- a CDS encoding pyridoxal phosphate-dependent aminotransferase, translated as MTPSRTFDQSSKLKNVLYEIRGNALVEAARLEAEGHKILKLNTGNPAIFGFDAPHQIVHDMLAALPTAHGYSDSKGIVSARRAVVSRYEEIEDFPRFGPDDVYLGNGVSELITMTMQALLDEGDEVLIPAPDYPLWTAMTSLAGGTPVHYLCDEEDAWQPDLEDIRSKITPRTKALVIINPNNPTGVVYSREILEGLVQIAREHQLLLLSDEIYDRILFDGAVHIPTATLAPDLLCLTFNGLSKTYRVAGYRSGWLVITGPQTHAKGFIEGITLLASTRLCPNVPAQHAVQAALSGVQSIDALIAPSGRLHEQRDIAWEGLERIPGVSCVKPEGALYAFPRLDPEVHEIRDDAKLVYDLLVSEHMLLVQGTGFNWPTPDHLRLVTLPEPRVLSEAVERLGNFLASYRQ; from the coding sequence ATGACACCATCGCGCACCTTCGACCAGTCGTCGAAGCTCAAGAACGTCCTGTACGAGATTCGCGGAAACGCCCTCGTCGAGGCGGCGCGTCTGGAAGCAGAGGGTCACAAGATCCTCAAGCTGAACACCGGGAATCCGGCGATCTTCGGATTCGATGCGCCTCACCAGATCGTCCACGACATGCTGGCCGCGCTGCCGACGGCACACGGCTACAGCGACAGCAAGGGCATCGTCTCCGCACGTCGTGCGGTGGTCAGTCGCTATGAGGAGATCGAGGACTTCCCGCGCTTCGGGCCGGACGACGTGTACCTCGGCAACGGAGTCTCCGAGCTGATCACGATGACCATGCAGGCGCTCCTCGACGAGGGCGACGAGGTTCTGATCCCGGCACCCGACTACCCGCTGTGGACCGCGATGACGAGCCTCGCCGGTGGTACGCCCGTGCACTACCTCTGCGACGAGGAAGATGCGTGGCAGCCCGACCTCGAAGACATCCGTTCGAAGATCACTCCGCGCACCAAGGCGCTCGTGATCATCAACCCCAACAACCCGACGGGAGTCGTCTACTCGCGGGAGATCCTCGAAGGGCTGGTGCAGATCGCACGGGAGCATCAGCTGCTCCTGCTCTCGGACGAGATCTACGATCGCATCCTCTTCGACGGAGCCGTGCACATTCCGACGGCAACCCTGGCTCCCGATCTGCTGTGCCTGACGTTCAACGGCCTGTCCAAGACCTATCGCGTGGCCGGATACCGATCCGGGTGGCTGGTGATCACCGGGCCCCAGACGCACGCCAAGGGTTTCATCGAGGGGATCACCCTGCTGGCGTCGACGCGTCTGTGCCCCAATGTGCCGGCGCAGCATGCCGTACAGGCCGCACTTTCCGGGGTCCAGTCGATCGATGCTCTCATCGCACCCTCGGGGCGTCTGCACGAGCAGCGCGACATCGCCTGGGAGGGGTTGGAGAGGATTCCGGGGGTCTCCTGCGTCAAGCCGGAAGGCGCGCTGTACGCCTTCCCGCGGCTCGATCCTGAGGTGCACGAGATCCGCGACGACGCGAAGCTCGTCTACGATCTGCTCGTGTCGGAGCACATGCTGCTGGTGCAGGGCACCGGATTCAACTGGCCGACGCCTGACCACCTCCGCCTCGTCACTCTCCCCGAGCCGCGCGTCCTGAGCGAGGCCGTCGAAAGACTCGGGAACTTCCTCGCGAGTTACCGCCAGTAG
- a CDS encoding AAA family ATPase, with translation MTRVLLALTEPRARELASELELEGLTVVATAAPAFEAIRTFLADVEAIVVPAARSILTSELISACDRAGVRILALGGTDSRVLGRLGIGAGLPSSASGWEVAAALLQDIPASPRREARQAPRVIAVWGPQGAPGRSSVAVQLAVELARSGRRTALVDADTVAPSLALLLGLSDDAPGIAAACRRAELGGLDARELTRLASSVETSGGDLDVLPGINRPTRWPELSAARLTAALQACRLWADETVVDVNGAFDADDEATYDMAGPRRHAATTASVREADAIIAVASADPVGISRFLRDHAELRRLAGPTPTSVVINRVRSGPLGIDARGQIRHTLERFAGITDVTFLPFDQRAADAALLHARPMSDVTPRSSLVASIRGLAASMAPTPVSAATGGNSRGSSRVFRRPRSGRAARGE, from the coding sequence GTGACGAGGGTGCTGCTCGCCCTGACCGAGCCGCGTGCGCGAGAACTGGCCTCCGAGCTGGAGTTGGAAGGCCTCACGGTCGTTGCGACGGCGGCCCCTGCGTTCGAAGCCATCCGCACGTTCCTCGCCGACGTCGAGGCCATAGTGGTTCCGGCCGCGCGTTCGATCCTGACGTCCGAGCTGATCTCCGCGTGCGATCGCGCCGGGGTCCGCATCCTGGCCCTGGGCGGGACCGACAGCCGGGTGCTCGGTCGTCTCGGAATCGGCGCCGGGCTCCCGAGTAGCGCGAGCGGGTGGGAAGTCGCCGCCGCACTGCTCCAGGACATCCCCGCTTCCCCCCGCCGAGAGGCACGTCAGGCCCCGCGGGTCATCGCGGTATGGGGGCCGCAGGGCGCCCCTGGCCGCTCGAGCGTTGCCGTGCAACTCGCCGTCGAACTCGCGCGCTCCGGACGCCGGACGGCACTCGTCGACGCCGACACCGTCGCCCCCTCGCTCGCCCTGCTGCTGGGGCTCAGCGACGATGCGCCGGGCATCGCGGCAGCCTGTCGGCGCGCGGAGCTCGGAGGGCTCGACGCGCGCGAGCTCACGCGGCTCGCGAGCAGCGTCGAGACCAGCGGGGGCGATCTCGATGTGCTCCCCGGGATCAACCGGCCGACGCGGTGGCCCGAGCTCTCGGCAGCGCGACTCACAGCCGCGCTGCAAGCCTGTCGGCTCTGGGCCGACGAGACCGTCGTCGACGTGAACGGCGCCTTCGACGCCGATGACGAAGCGACCTATGACATGGCGGGTCCCCGAAGACACGCCGCGACGACGGCGTCCGTGCGAGAGGCGGATGCGATCATCGCGGTCGCGTCGGCGGACCCCGTCGGTATCAGTCGTTTCCTCCGCGACCATGCGGAGCTGCGCCGACTCGCGGGGCCGACGCCGACCAGCGTCGTCATCAACCGGGTGCGGTCAGGACCGCTCGGAATCGATGCGCGCGGTCAGATCCGGCACACACTCGAACGATTCGCGGGCATCACGGATGTCACTTTCCTCCCGTTCGACCAGCGTGCGGCAGACGCCGCTCTGCTCCATGCGCGGCCGATGTCGGACGTCACTCCGCGATCATCGCTGGTGGCGTCGATCCGCGGGCTCGCCGCCTCGATGGCGCCGACCCCGGTTTCAGCCGCTACTGGCGGTAACTCGCGAGGAAGTTCCCGAGTCTTTCGACGGCCTCGCTCAGGACGCGCGGCTCGGGGAGAGTGA
- a CDS encoding SAF domain-containing protein yields the protein MTTPSRPRRAFWGDVRFLIGIALIALSISGVWLIVSSSDHTAPALQATRTITQGEALVSGDFQVVEVGLGTLSDDYLSPQDLKPGHIAARTVAEGELIPVSAIGDADDSRTTTIVVESGTPVPDEVTAGAVVELWHAPPHDDGRTFEAPRILVADVIVRDVREPDGMLAESGVAVEMVIDRADVADVLAAVTGGSALSVVPVGSGS from the coding sequence ATGACCACTCCCTCCCGTCCTCGGCGTGCCTTCTGGGGAGATGTCCGGTTCCTCATCGGCATCGCCTTGATCGCACTCTCCATCTCCGGCGTCTGGCTCATCGTCTCGTCATCCGATCACACGGCTCCCGCGCTGCAGGCGACCAGAACGATCACGCAGGGCGAAGCGCTCGTCTCGGGTGACTTCCAGGTGGTCGAAGTCGGGCTCGGCACGCTCTCCGATGACTACCTGTCGCCGCAGGACTTGAAGCCGGGACACATCGCGGCTCGGACTGTCGCCGAGGGCGAGCTGATTCCGGTCTCGGCGATCGGTGACGCCGACGACAGCCGCACCACCACGATCGTCGTGGAGAGCGGAACGCCGGTGCCCGATGAGGTGACCGCGGGAGCCGTGGTGGAGCTCTGGCATGCTCCGCCGCACGACGACGGCCGCACCTTCGAGGCACCCAGGATCCTGGTCGCGGACGTGATCGTGCGCGACGTGCGGGAGCCGGACGGCATGCTCGCGGAGTCGGGTGTCGCGGTGGAGATGGTGATCGACCGCGCGGACGTCGCGGATGTGCTCGCCGCAGTCACCGGTGGCTCCGCGCTCTCCGTGGTGCCGGTGGGATCCGGCTCGTGA
- a CDS encoding helix-turn-helix domain-containing protein — translation MPDSSPAVPRFLAPAQVAELLQIGVDEVIDLVHEGELRGMQLGTPARWRVEESSVEDYLAARVENSRRMALWRQSQVASFPEVWGGSTAQSL, via the coding sequence ATGCCCGATTCGTCCCCTGCCGTTCCGCGCTTTCTCGCGCCCGCGCAGGTGGCGGAGCTGCTCCAGATCGGCGTTGATGAGGTCATCGACCTCGTGCACGAAGGTGAGCTTCGAGGCATGCAGCTGGGGACGCCGGCGCGCTGGCGCGTCGAGGAGTCCAGTGTGGAGGACTACCTCGCCGCGCGGGTGGAGAACTCCCGGCGGATGGCGTTGTGGCGACAGTCCCAGGTCGCGAGCTTTCCCGAGGTCTGGGGAGGATCGACGGCTCAGAGCCTCTGA
- a CDS encoding Rv3235 family protein, producing the protein MSVHEYFAPQPTPTAALPDPAPLLRSLTQGVLEALAGVREVEQLARWFSEDAYRNLVSRANLSARARSARGVAPTRPTFEIRSIRVSEPLDGVIEAVAVVAGPGRTRAVAIRLEGLDRRWRATSLAVL; encoded by the coding sequence ATGAGCGTGCACGAGTACTTCGCCCCGCAACCCACCCCGACGGCTGCGCTGCCGGACCCTGCGCCCCTGTTGCGCAGTCTCACGCAGGGGGTGCTGGAGGCACTGGCGGGGGTGAGGGAGGTCGAGCAGCTCGCACGCTGGTTCAGCGAAGATGCGTACCGCAATCTCGTGAGCCGAGCGAACCTGTCGGCAAGGGCGCGCAGCGCGCGCGGAGTGGCTCCCACCCGGCCGACCTTCGAGATCCGCTCGATCAGAGTGTCCGAGCCGCTCGACGGTGTCATCGAGGCGGTCGCCGTCGTCGCAGGGCCGGGCCGGACTCGCGCTGTGGCGATCCGGCTGGAAGGGCTGGACCGCCGCTGGCGGGCGACCTCCCTGGCGGTGCTCTGA
- a CDS encoding sensor histidine kinase, whose translation MSTLSDLAHAQGRLTDNDVEWLHRLAGDGQLLADLASADIVVWIQTDDGSFIAVAHARPSGAATLFYRDIVGERVRPQWRTQVQGAFDSAEIVDSSSPDWFEETPTRVRAVPIVVGRRGAGAGAPTAIGVVTRHTNLGEVRTPSRQQITFDECANDLFRMIADGSFPDLAAPTSPRRGAPRASDGLIRIDVDGITTFASPNALSAFNRMGFDDELEGESLAEVTTRLVPPSRQVDESLPVVVTGRAPWRTDIEARGVTVSLRAIPLKDHGTRIGAIVLCRDVSELRHQEQELITKDATIREIHHRVKNNLQTVASLLRIQARRTHSDEAREALTQAMRRVDSIAVVHDTLAQGLTQKVDFDEVFHRVLKLVAEVASAPNTRAQTQLTGRFGVLPSEYATPLALALTEVVTNAVEHGLAGQEGVIAIDAARTEESLRVTVKDTGHGLPEGRIGQGLGTQIIRTLIQGELGGTIEWHGSEGDGTEVIIDIPLRWLTK comes from the coding sequence GTGTCAACGCTTAGTGATCTCGCCCACGCGCAGGGCCGTCTGACCGACAACGACGTCGAGTGGCTTCATCGCCTCGCAGGGGACGGGCAGTTGCTCGCCGATCTCGCATCGGCCGATATCGTCGTGTGGATCCAGACCGATGACGGATCGTTCATCGCCGTCGCGCATGCGCGGCCGAGCGGGGCGGCCACGCTCTTCTACCGCGACATCGTCGGCGAGCGGGTGCGCCCGCAGTGGCGCACTCAGGTGCAGGGTGCGTTCGACTCCGCCGAGATCGTCGACTCCTCGTCGCCCGACTGGTTCGAGGAGACACCGACCAGGGTCAGGGCCGTACCGATCGTCGTCGGTCGACGGGGAGCGGGCGCGGGCGCGCCGACGGCCATCGGTGTCGTCACCCGGCACACGAACCTGGGTGAGGTGCGCACGCCCTCTCGACAGCAGATCACTTTCGACGAATGTGCGAACGATCTGTTCCGGATGATCGCCGACGGCAGCTTCCCCGATCTCGCGGCGCCGACATCTCCCCGGCGCGGCGCTCCGCGGGCCTCGGACGGGCTCATCCGGATCGACGTCGACGGCATCACGACCTTCGCCAGTCCCAACGCCCTCTCCGCCTTCAATCGCATGGGGTTCGATGACGAGCTGGAGGGAGAGTCCCTCGCCGAGGTCACTACCCGTCTGGTGCCTCCGTCCCGACAGGTCGACGAATCCCTCCCTGTCGTGGTGACGGGACGGGCGCCGTGGCGCACCGACATCGAAGCGCGGGGAGTGACTGTCTCGCTTCGTGCCATCCCGCTGAAGGATCATGGCACCAGGATCGGCGCGATCGTGCTCTGCCGCGACGTCTCAGAGCTGCGGCATCAGGAGCAGGAGCTCATCACCAAGGATGCGACGATCCGCGAGATCCACCATCGTGTGAAGAACAACCTGCAGACGGTCGCTTCACTGCTGCGCATCCAGGCCCGCCGGACCCACTCCGATGAGGCGCGGGAAGCGCTCACGCAGGCGATGCGCCGGGTCGACTCGATCGCCGTCGTGCACGACACGCTCGCGCAGGGGCTGACGCAGAAGGTCGACTTCGACGAGGTCTTCCATCGGGTGCTCAAGCTCGTGGCCGAGGTCGCCTCCGCGCCCAACACGCGGGCGCAGACGCAGCTCACCGGGCGCTTCGGCGTTCTGCCCAGCGAATACGCGACGCCACTCGCGCTCGCCCTCACCGAGGTCGTCACGAACGCAGTCGAGCACGGTCTGGCCGGTCAGGAAGGCGTGATCGCGATCGATGCGGCGCGCACGGAGGAGAGCCTCCGGGTGACGGTGAAGGACACCGGCCACGGTCTCCCCGAGGGGCGCATCGGGCAAGGGCTCGGCACCCAGATCATCCGCACGCTGATCCAGGGCGAGCTCGGGGGCACGATCGAGTGGCATGGCAGCGAGGGAGATGGCACCGAGGTGATCATCGACATCCCGCTGCGCTGGCTGACCAAATGA
- a CDS encoding WhiB family transcriptional regulator produces the protein MDWRDKAACLTVDPELFFPVGNTGPAVDQIEKAKTVCATCTVTEICLQYALESSQDSGVWGGLSEDERRALKRRAARARRAS, from the coding sequence ATGGATTGGCGCGATAAGGCCGCCTGCTTGACCGTCGACCCCGAACTGTTCTTCCCTGTCGGGAACACCGGTCCGGCCGTCGATCAGATCGAGAAGGCGAAGACCGTCTGCGCCACCTGCACGGTCACCGAGATCTGCCTGCAGTACGCCCTCGAGTCCAGCCAGGATTCGGGTGTCTGGGGTGGTCTCTCCGAAGACGAGCGCCGCGCCTTGAAGCGTCGCGCCGCTCGCGCCCGCCGCGCCTCCTGA
- the bcp gene encoding thioredoxin-dependent thiol peroxidase, with product MTQRLENGSPAPDFALLDQDGATVRLSDLRGQKTVLYFYPAAMTPGCTTQACDFRDSISSLQGAGYRVVGVSRDEPSKLAEFRERDGLTFTLLSDPDHAVHDAYGAWGEKMNYGKVVEGVLRSTFVLDENGVVSLAQYNVKATGHVARLRKLLGIDA from the coding sequence GTGACTCAGCGCCTGGAAAACGGATCTCCCGCCCCCGACTTCGCCCTGCTCGACCAGGATGGCGCCACCGTGCGCCTCTCCGACCTCCGCGGCCAGAAGACGGTCCTCTACTTCTACCCGGCGGCGATGACCCCGGGGTGCACGACGCAGGCCTGCGACTTCCGCGACAGCATCTCCTCCCTGCAGGGCGCCGGCTACCGTGTCGTCGGCGTCTCACGCGATGAGCCCTCGAAGCTCGCAGAGTTCCGCGAACGCGACGGCCTCACGTTCACCCTGCTCAGCGACCCCGATCACGCCGTGCACGACGCCTATGGGGCGTGGGGCGAGAAGATGAACTACGGCAAGGTCGTCGAAGGCGTCCTCCGCTCGACGTTCGTGCTCGACGAGAACGGAGTCGTCAGCCTCGCTCAGTACAACGTCAAGGCGACGGGACACGTCGCGCGACTGCGCAAGCTCCTCGGCATCGACGCCTGA
- the rsgA gene encoding ribosome small subunit-dependent GTPase A yields the protein MSWLDDSDDLEDGFEDYDESSIRTRPNPKANRPRTKRRPAHEDAVIGRVLGVDRGRYTVLIDEGTEDEHLVSATRARELRRMPIVTGDQARVVGDTSGAEGTLSRIVGIVDRTSLLRRSADDTDQVERVIVANADQMLIVVAAADPEPRARLVDRYLVAALDAGIRPLLVVTKTDLADPTAFLSHFDGLDLRVFTSAREEMPTEEIGAALIGHSTVFVGHSGVGKSTLVNELVPTAKRATGHVNQVTGRGRHTSSSTVSLRYEGADGSGWVIDTPGVRSFGLGHVEPANILAAFTELALIAENCPRGCTHLADAPDCALIEAEERGDLSEAERARLDSLQRLLQTFADKAEQAPGR from the coding sequence GTGAGCTGGCTAGACGACTCCGACGACCTCGAAGACGGCTTCGAGGACTACGACGAGAGCAGTATCCGCACGCGGCCCAACCCCAAGGCGAACCGCCCACGGACCAAACGCCGCCCTGCGCACGAAGATGCGGTGATCGGACGAGTGCTCGGTGTGGACCGCGGGCGCTACACCGTCCTGATCGACGAGGGGACCGAAGACGAGCACCTCGTCTCGGCGACCAGGGCCAGGGAGCTCCGACGCATGCCGATCGTCACCGGCGATCAGGCACGCGTCGTCGGCGACACCTCAGGCGCTGAGGGCACGCTCAGTCGCATCGTCGGCATCGTGGATCGCACCTCCCTGCTCCGCCGAAGCGCCGACGACACCGATCAGGTGGAACGCGTGATCGTGGCGAACGCCGATCAGATGCTCATCGTCGTCGCTGCCGCCGATCCGGAGCCTCGCGCACGCCTGGTCGACCGCTACCTCGTGGCAGCGCTCGACGCCGGCATCCGGCCGCTGCTCGTGGTGACCAAGACGGACCTCGCCGATCCCACGGCCTTCCTCTCACACTTCGACGGCCTGGACCTGCGCGTGTTCACCAGTGCGCGCGAGGAGATGCCGACCGAGGAGATCGGCGCCGCCCTCATCGGCCATTCGACGGTGTTCGTCGGACACTCCGGGGTCGGGAAGTCGACCCTGGTCAACGAGCTCGTCCCCACGGCCAAGCGAGCCACCGGCCATGTGAACCAGGTGACGGGTCGTGGACGCCACACCTCGTCTTCGACGGTCTCGCTCCGTTATGAAGGTGCAGACGGCTCAGGGTGGGTCATCGACACCCCGGGTGTGCGCTCGTTCGGGCTCGGCCACGTGGAGCCGGCCAACATCCTGGCGGCCTTCACCGAGCTCGCCCTCATCGCCGAGAACTGCCCCCGCGGCTGCACGCATCTCGCCGACGCTCCGGACTGCGCCCTGATCGAGGCCGAGGAGCGCGGCGACCTCAGCGAGGCCGAACGCGCGCGGCTGGACTCGCTGCAGCGACTCCTGCAGACATTCGCCGACAAGGCCGAGCAGGCGCCCGGACGATAG